The DNA region GGGCCGCCGCCGTGGTCACCTCGTCGGCGGTACGGGTCACCACGGCTCCTCCCGGCGTCGCAACGGCGCAGCGGGCGGCGGCCACCGCACCGCCGCCCCCGACACCCGCCGCGCTCAGCCGAGTCGGGTCCGGAACAGTTCCAGGGTCCGCGCCCAGGCCCGCGTCGACGCGTCGGGGTCGTACGACTCCGGACGGTCGTCGTTGAAGAACGCGTGCCGGGTGCCAGGGTAGTCGTAGACGGCGCAGTCCCCGCCAGCTGCCTCGATGTAGCCCCTGGCCTGCTGAATGCCCTCGGCGGCGGAGGTGCCGTCCTGCTCCGAGCAGTGGATCGTCGCCGCCTTGCCGGCGTAGCCGGACCAGTCGGGGCGCATCCGCTCCCACGGCACCGCCGGGTAGAACCCTGCGGTGGCGACGATCCGGTCGGTGAGCGTGGCCGACCACAACGCCAAGCTGCCGCCGGCGCAGAAGCCGACCGTACCGACGGTGTCGCCGGCGGTCTCGGCCCGGCCGGCGAGGTAGTCGGCGGCCCCGGCGATGTCCTTCGCCGCCTGGTCCATCGCCAACCCCATCAGCAGCCGACGCGCCTGGTCCGGCTCGGTGGCCTGCACTCCGTGGTAGAGGTCCGGGGCGAGGGCGACGAAGCCGGCTTCGGCGAGCCGGTCTGCGACCGCGGTGATGTGCGGTACCAGCCCCCACCATTCCTGGATGACGATGACCGCCGGGGCACCGGTGTCGCCCGGTGTCGGCGGCAGGGCCAGGTATCCCTCGCTGGTCCCGCCGTTGCTGCGGTAGCTCACCATCTCGCCCATGGGGGGTCCTCCTGTCGGTCAGTCATCGTTGGCTGGCGCACAGTGGGTCACGTGTCCGGGTAGCCTGACACGCGCCGTGAGGCCGGGGAAGGCGCGCGGAGGGTGGCGTACGCCTCTTGGTGAGCTGCCGTACGCCCAATGGTCACCGGGGTCCGGCAGCCCCGGGGCCGCAACGACCACCGCCCGAGGTCTGCCGGTGGCCGCGACGGACCACCGCCCGGGGGCCTGCCCCGGAGCCACGACGGGTCAGCGCAGGCTCAGGCAGATCCCGTCGAGGATGTCGTGCTCGCTGGCGACGACGGCGGGCACCCCGGCCCGCTCCATGATGATCCGCAGCACCATCGCGCCGGCGGCGATCACGTCGGCCCGGCCCGGATGCATCACCGGGATCCGCAATCGCCCGGCGACCGGCATGGCGAGCAGGTCGGCCGTGACCGCGGCGACCTGCTGGTAGCTGACCGTGGCATGGTGCAGCCGCTCGGGCCGGTAGGCGTCCAGCCCCAGCGCGATCCCGGCGACGGTGGTCACCGAACCGGCCAGGCCGACCAGGGTCGGCGTACCGTCGGTCGACCCGGCGGCGCTGGCGCCGGTCGCCCGGCCGGCCAGGCCGACCGCCGCCAGTGCCCGGTCGACCGCCTCGGTGACGTCCCGCTGCGCGGCGTCGATCTGCGCCGGGGTCGGCGGGTCGGCCCGCAGGTGCCGTTCGGTCATCCGGACGCAGCCGATGTCGACCGAGACCGCCCGGTCCACGGCGTCGGCACCGACGACGAACTCGGTGGAGCCGCCGCCGATGTCGACGACCAGGTAGGGCGCGGCGGCGGTCGTGGCCAACCCGCCGACCGCACCGGCGAAGGTGAGCCGGGCCTCCTCGTCGCCGGTGACCACCTCGGGGGTCACCCCGAGGGTGGCCTGCACCATCGCCACGAACTCGGCGGCGTTGTCGGCGTCGCGGCTGGCCGAGGTGGCACACATGCGGACCCGCTCGGCGCCGTGCGCGGTGATCTCGGCCGCGTACCCGGTCAGGGCCCGGCGGGTCCGTTCGATGGCCTCGGGCGCGAGCCGGCGGGTCCGGTCGACGCCCTCGCCGAGCCGGACGATCTCCATCCGGCGGACCACGTCGGTCAGCGGCGGGTCGGCTCCCGGCGCGCCCAGGTCGGCGATCAGCAGCCGGACCGAGTTGGTGCCGCAGTCGATGCCCGCCACCCGCATCACGCCACCCATTCCCTCTCCCCGATGATCTTGCACTCATCGAGAGCTTTTGTCCAGAATATCCGTCGATAGTTGCAAGATCGTCGGGATCTTGGCGGGTCGGGGTGCTCAGCGCAGGTGCAGCAGCATCCGGGTGTTGCCGAGGGTGTTGGGCTTGACCCGCTCCAGCCCGAGGAACTCGGCGACGCCCTCGTCGTAGGAGCGCAGCAGCTGCTCGTACACCTGGCCCGGCACCGGCGCGCCGTCGATCTCGACGAAGCCGAAGCTGGCGAAGAACCGGGTCTCGAAGGTGAGTACGAAGACCCGGGCGACGCCGAGCTCGCGGGCGGCGGCGACCAGCTCCGCGACGATCCGGTGCCCGATCTTGCGGCCGCGACACAGCGGGTCGACCGCGACGGTACGGATCTCCGCCAGGTCCTCCCACATCACGTGCAGCGCGCCGCAGCCGACGATGGCACCGTCGGCGGGGCGTTGCGCGACCCAGAACTCCTGCACGTCCTCGTAGAGGGTGACGGTGGCCTTGCTGAGCAGGCGGCGGTCCGGGCTGTACAGGTCGATCAGTCGACGGATCCCCCGTACGTCGGGGGTGCGCGCCCGGCGGATCACCACCTCGGCGTCGTCGGTGTCAGGCGTCGACACGGTCGCCGTCCTGCGCGGGCTGCGCGGACCGCTCCGGCGACGCGGACCCGGCCGGCTCCACCGGTGGTACGCAGGGCCCGCCCTCCCACCACGGCCCGACCAGCTCCCGGACCCGGTCGCCGATCGGGTTGACGCCGGGGCCGACGGCGAGCGCGTGCCCCAGGTGCACGTGCAGGCACTTGACCCGGCCGGGCATGCCGCCGGCCGACACCCCGTCGATCTCCGGTACGTGGCCGATCGCCTCGCGCCGGGTCAGGTAGTCGTCGTGCGCCGCCCGGTACGCGGCGGCGAACTGCGGATCCTCGGCCAGCTGGTCGGCGAACTCGCGCATCAGGCCGGCGGATTCCAGCCGGCTGCACGCGGCGGTCGCCCGGGGGCAGGTCAGGTAGAACAGCGTCGGGAACGGGGTGCCGTCGGCCAGTCGGGGCACCGTCTCGACCACGTCGGGCAGCTGGCACGGGCAGCGGTGGGCGACCGCCCGGGTGCCGCGCGGTGGGCGACCGAGCTGCGCGGCCACCGCCGCCAGGTCCTGTTCGTCGGCGGGTCGGCTGGTCACGGCGAGGTCCCTTCGGTGGCGTCGGCGGCCTGGACGCTGGACCACAGGGTGTCGTACCACGGGTCGGCCGGTGTCGACTCGCCCTGCGGCGCGTCGAGCGGGTCGCCGGCGTCGCGGGCGGCCCCGGCCGGGTCGTGCAGCACCAGCAGCGGCACCTCCCCCGGGTACACCATGTAGA from Solwaraspora sp. WMMD791 includes:
- a CDS encoding dienelactone hydrolase family protein, with the translated sequence MGEMVSYRSNGGTSEGYLALPPTPGDTGAPAVIVIQEWWGLVPHITAVADRLAEAGFVALAPDLYHGVQATEPDQARRLLMGLAMDQAAKDIAGAADYLAGRAETAGDTVGTVGFCAGGSLALWSATLTDRIVATAGFYPAVPWERMRPDWSGYAGKAATIHCSEQDGTSAAEGIQQARGYIEAAGGDCAVYDYPGTRHAFFNDDRPESYDPDASTRAWARTLELFRTRLG
- a CDS encoding amino-acid N-acetyltransferase; translated protein: MSTPDTDDAEVVIRRARTPDVRGIRRLIDLYSPDRRLLSKATVTLYEDVQEFWVAQRPADGAIVGCGALHVMWEDLAEIRTVAVDPLCRGRKIGHRIVAELVAAARELGVARVFVLTFETRFFASFGFVEIDGAPVPGQVYEQLLRSYDEGVAEFLGLERVKPNTLGNTRMLLHLR
- a CDS encoding Ppx/GppA phosphatase family protein, producing MAGIDCGTNSVRLLIADLGAPGADPPLTDVVRRMEIVRLGEGVDRTRRLAPEAIERTRRALTGYAAEITAHGAERVRMCATSASRDADNAAEFVAMVQATLGVTPEVVTGDEEARLTFAGAVGGLATTAAAPYLVVDIGGGSTEFVVGADAVDRAVSVDIGCVRMTERHLRADPPTPAQIDAAQRDVTEAVDRALAAVGLAGRATGASAAGSTDGTPTLVGLAGSVTTVAGIALGLDAYRPERLHHATVSYQQVAAVTADLLAMPVAGRLRIPVMHPGRADVIAAGAMVLRIIMERAGVPAVVASEHDILDGICLSLR